CCGACGAAGGGATATTATAAATTGTCATTTGGTAGTCATTGATCGTGAGCAAAAGCGATTAATGACTACAAATTCAATCCCTTCATCACCTCCACTCGGCTCAACTCACGCACCTCACCGGATTTCATACCATCGGCAGTAAGGCTTTCAATAGCCCAGCGTGCCAGTCGAAGCGTTGGAAAACCTACCGATGCGGTCATTTTCCGAACCTGCCGATTTTTACCTTCATGCAGCGAAATAGATAGCCAGGATGTAGGGATGCTGGCCCGATAGCGAATGGGTGGATTTCGTTCGGGCAAGGCCGGTTCGGGGATAATCTGGGCAGTGGCTGGTAAGGTATGATACGGTTTTCCATCGACGGAAATCGTCACGCCTTTCGCCAGTTGCGAACAGGCCTGTTCGGTCAATGCACCCTCTACCTGCACATAATAGGTCCGATGATGCCGAAACTTGGGATTTAATAGCCGATGGTTCAGTTGTTTATCGCTGGTTAGCAGCAGTAAACCTTCGCTATCCGCATCGAGCCGACCAACCGGGTACACATCTTTCGGAAAATCAAAATCCAGATCAGCCAGCGTCGGCTTGTCACCCTCCCGCGAAAACTGCGAGAGCATGAGGTAAGGCTTATAAATGAGGTAATACATGGTTGAATGTTGAATGATCGAGTGATTGAATGATTGAATAGGCTGGCGTAAGCCTTTCTATTCAATCACTCGATCATTCAACATTGACAACCACACCGGGCAGTGATCGGCATGGACGGCGTCGGGGAGCATCTGACAGTCGAGAATCTGATCGCGGAGATTGTCAGTTAACGATGCGTAATCGATACGCCAGCCCTTGTTGTTGCCCCGCGCCCCTGCTCGATAACTCCACCAACTGTAGGCAACCTTGTCAGGGTTTTTAAAGCGGAACCCGTCGGTCATGCCTGAGCCAAACCAGCTATCCATCCAGGCCCGCTCTTCGGGCAGGAATCCAGTCGTATTTTTATTCCGAACCGGGTCATGAATGTCGATGGCAGTATGTGCAATATTATAATCACCCACCACAATCAACTTCGAGCGTGTTTTCCGCAGGTTATCGATATAGGTATAGAAATCGGCCAGAAACTCCATCTTCACGCCCTGGCGAACCTCACCCGATGTGCCCGAAGGAAAGTAGCAATTCAACAAGGTCAGATCGCCAAAGTCGGTGCGCAGGATTCGGCCTTCGCAGTCGTACACGGGTAACCCACAACCCAGCACAACGTTAGTAGGCGCAATTTTCGAGAAGGTCGCCACACCAGAGTAGCCTTTCTTTTCGGCGGCATGCCAGTGGTATTGATAACCCAGTTCTTCAAACGGCTTCAGGTCGACCACATCGGCAGTGGCTTTCACTTCCTGAAAACATAGAATATCGAATGATTGATGAGCCAGCCAGTCGATCAGCCCATTGCGCATAGCCGCACGGATACCGTTTAGGTTATAGGATATAAGTTGCATTATACGGGTTAAATCTATCCTTCACAGGAGGCTTGCCAATACGGCTTACTAAAAAGCAAACGCCGTTTGGAAGTACCTGGTGAGACAGATTTATATTCTTTCATCCAATTAAAAACACGCCAATATCGTTCATAAACCGACATGGTATTCCATTCCTCACGAATAGCCAGTATTCGCTGGGAGAACATTTCATCCCATTTATTGGCTTAGGGCAGTTGCTGACCGGAAGTACTCATAAATTCCCAGTAACCAACTCACCTTCCTTCGCTTGTGTCTTTTGTTTATCTGTAAACAAGAGCACAAACAGGATCAACACCACAGCCGCAATACCTGCCGGAACGAGCCATACGCTTAGCCAGTCTTTGGAGCCATCGGGTCGGGTGTACATGTCCAGAACAATACCCGAAATCTTGGAACCAATACCCATGCCGATACCATAGGTGGCAATCGAGATCAATCCCTGAGCCGACGACTTGATTTTTTCACCCGCCTTATTATCAGTGTAAATCTGGCCGGTTACGAAGAAGAAATCATAACATACACCATGTAACACAATCGCCAGGTAGAGCATCCACTCCGACGAAACATCACCGTATCCAAAACAGATGAAGCGGATGATCCAGGCAATTAGCCCGACAATCAGCATTTTCTTTACCCCCAAGCGGCTATAGGCCAGCGGGATAAGTAGCATAAAGATCACTTCCGATGCCTGCCCCAGCGACATCTTGTTCTCAACATTATGCATACCACCATCTGTCAGGGAAGGGTTGGCCATCGCGTAGTAGAACGAAAGCGGTATACAGATCAACACCGACGACAGAAAGAAAATCGCAAACGAACGGTCTTTAAAGAGCTTGAACGCGTCCAGCCCCAGTATCTGTGAGAACGAGGTGGATGTGGTAGCTTTGGGGGGGGTATCGGGCAGGAAGAATGCCAATACACCCAGTACAACGGCTGAATACATCGACAGTTGGAAAATCGTCACCTTATCACCAAAGCCATAGTAGCCTACAATGTTGGTTACGATAATCCAGGCAACAGTGCCCAGTACCCGTATACCAGGGAATTCTTTTTCGGGACTGCTCATTTGCTGCATGGCAATAGACGAAGTCAACGCCAGTGTGGGGGCAAACGTGAGGCAGTAAGCCAGAATCAGGTAAAAAAACTGCCCCGGATCGGTGTTCTGTGTAATAAAATATAAGACGACAGCGCCAAGCAGATTTAGCACACCCAGCACTTTCTGAGCCGCAAAATAGCGGTCGGCAATCATCCCGATAAAGAAAGGCGCAATGATCATAGCCAATGAAAAGGCGGCATACGCATTACCCACCTGATCGCCAGAGGCATGTAATTCGGTTAAAAGGTATTTACTCATCTGACCGTACCAGGCTCCCCATACAAAAAACTGGAGGAACATCATGACGGAAAGTTTGACGCGGGTCGTAGGCGACATTGTACGTAGTTAAAATTTAAGGTTTCAACCGATGAAGGTAGCCAACAGCCGTCAGCCCTGCAAGCCGATAGACCGCGAAAGTTGCCGACTGTGCAATAATGTATCCGTTTCTCTTTCGTTATAACGAAACTCGTACATACTTTCTGCACCAGAGGTCTATCTTTGGCGTAATTCCTGACTAAACTAGTACATGAAAACACAACTGAAAACCCTTATTGCCCTGGTGGCATTTCCGGCCTTAACTTTCGCCCAGACAGCCGATGAAGTTATCGATAAAAACATTGCGGCTTTAGGCGGAGCCGACAAAGTAGCTGCCGTCAAGACGCTGCAATACGATCAAAGCATGAGCATCATGGGTATGGACCTGTCGGGTAAAGCCTCCATTGTGGTGGGCAAGTCAATGCGGCAGGACATTTCAGTGATGGGTCAGCAAATTACCACCGTTGTCGATGGCGATAAAGGCTGGACTATTAACCCTATGCAGGGGGGCACAACCCCAACGGCGCTTCCCGACGATCAGGTAAAAATGCAGAAAGGAAATACCAATGTGATGGGTGCTGACCTATTGACGGCTAAAACACAAAAATACCCGGTTGAATTTGTCGGCAAGGAAAAGCAGGGCGACAAGGATGTATATAATCTGAAAGTAACTCGGCCTGAAGGTGTTGCCAATTACTACGTCGATGCATCGAACTACCAAATTACCGGCATGAAAGCCACCGTCAATGTACAAGGTCAGTCGGGTGATATAAAACTTAAATACGGCGGGTACAAAACAATCGAGGGGCTTACCATTCCAACCACCATCGATATGGAAACCCCAGGAGCCCCTGGACCGATCACGATAACGGTATCCAATATTGCTTTCAATCCAACCATCGATCCAACGATCTTTGCTATGCCTAAGTAAAGCAAGCCCGGTTATAGCCGACAAAA
This window of the Spirosoma aerolatum genome carries:
- a CDS encoding pseudouridine synthase, producing the protein MYYLIYKPYLMLSQFSREGDKPTLADLDFDFPKDVYPVGRLDADSEGLLLLTSDKQLNHRLLNPKFRHHRTYYVQVEGALTEQACSQLAKGVTISVDGKPYHTLPATAQIIPEPALPERNPPIRYRASIPTSWLSISLHEGKNRQVRKMTASVGFPTLRLARWAIESLTADGMKSGEVRELSRVEVMKGLNL
- a CDS encoding exodeoxyribonuclease III, producing MQLISYNLNGIRAAMRNGLIDWLAHQSFDILCFQEVKATADVVDLKPFEELGYQYHWHAAEKKGYSGVATFSKIAPTNVVLGCGLPVYDCEGRILRTDFGDLTLLNCYFPSGTSGEVRQGVKMEFLADFYTYIDNLRKTRSKLIVVGDYNIAHTAIDIHDPVRNKNTTGFLPEERAWMDSWFGSGMTDGFRFKNPDKVAYSWWSYRAGARGNNKGWRIDYASLTDNLRDQILDCQMLPDAVHADHCPVWLSMLNDRVIE
- a CDS encoding nucleoside permease, whose protein sequence is MSPTTRVKLSVMMFLQFFVWGAWYGQMSKYLLTELHASGDQVGNAYAAFSLAMIIAPFFIGMIADRYFAAQKVLGVLNLLGAVVLYFITQNTDPGQFFYLILAYCLTFAPTLALTSSIAMQQMSSPEKEFPGIRVLGTVAWIIVTNIVGYYGFGDKVTIFQLSMYSAVVLGVLAFFLPDTPPKATTSTSFSQILGLDAFKLFKDRSFAIFFLSSVLICIPLSFYYAMANPSLTDGGMHNVENKMSLGQASEVIFMLLIPLAYSRLGVKKMLIVGLIAWIIRFICFGYGDVSSEWMLYLAIVLHGVCYDFFFVTGQIYTDNKAGEKIKSSAQGLISIATYGIGMGIGSKISGIVLDMYTRPDGSKDWLSVWLVPAGIAAVVLILFVLLFTDKQKTQAKEGELVTGNL
- a CDS encoding LolA-like protein; its protein translation is MKTQLKTLIALVAFPALTFAQTADEVIDKNIAALGGADKVAAVKTLQYDQSMSIMGMDLSGKASIVVGKSMRQDISVMGQQITTVVDGDKGWTINPMQGGTTPTALPDDQVKMQKGNTNVMGADLLTAKTQKYPVEFVGKEKQGDKDVYNLKVTRPEGVANYYVDASNYQITGMKATVNVQGQSGDIKLKYGGYKTIEGLTIPTTIDMETPGAPGPITITVSNIAFNPTIDPTIFAMPK